ACTAATTCCTTTATGCAGACACTGCATGTGGAAATGCTTTCGAAAGATATAATAAGTTATAGTCTTACTAAGACAGTTTGGAAAGGCCTAGTCCCATCAAGAGTTGAATTGTTTGTTTGATTTGTTTTAATTGGAAGGGTCAATACGAAGGAGAGGTCGGTTGGGAGTGGTTAACCAGGAAGACGCTGCATGTGTGTCATGTAACAAAGGTGTTGAATATGGTCACCACTTATTTCTTGGTTGTGATTTTTTTTGGCAGGTTTGGTGTGCTTGACTGTCTTTTGTTGGAAGGCAATGGTCGTGTCCAAGGTCGCTAAAGGAACATTTTCAAAGTTGGACTGAGCTATCAATTAGTAAGTAGGAGCGCAAGTGGTGGATGATATGTTTCTGTGCGAGTATTTGGAATATTTGGCTAAAAATGAATAGGAGGATCTTTCAGAATAAAGGAAAAAGGGGTTGATGATGTTATCCATGCCATCTGTCCTTCATGAACTATAAAGAGTGGTTAGGTGTGGATTCCTTCTGTTGTTGATGACAATGCCGAAGACGATAGGGGATATCTATTAGGTAGCGTTTATTTTCGGAGACATGACGCAGAGACATGTATAGCACATCTTTAAAAAATGTTTGGAAGTAGAGACATGGACACTAAATACATTGTCTCCGAGACtgtttttttatacttttatgtCCACTCTTTTTAAGAAAGACAATGATGGACACAGAAATTGGAAGAGGGACActgatttttttatgatttttttctttttgtccaaagatattttttattattccactATTACCCCTTCTTATTTTTCCTAATTTGCGTTCTCAGAAACGTACTTTCTTCTCCATGCTCTTTCTCTATCTCTAcgttctccttttttttcttttttttcaggtactttttcctttttatagaatttttttattgggTTGGATAATTTATTCCTTCTTATCGTTCTTACTTCAATATCATTTTAATcttgtattatattatttaatttgtaataaaaataataacaaaaataattagtcttgaattttttgaaagataaatattatcaaagataaaattaatcttttaaaatactaaaaaataatttataagttgtaattgattttatataatttaaaaaaaatcagtcttttaaaaagaaaaaatcaatttttagataaaagaaattgattttttaaattaaaataacttttttatttaaaattaatttagctTATTAacctaaataaatttttttattaatcaaattcagatttttttttaatattaaccatatgtattcctacatattaataataaatttaaaaataaaataattatatttataaattttattttaatataaatattattatataattttttattaaaattttttgcccttcaaacattttttttcaagttctaCTCTCATTCTCTAATAAATTAGTTTGTACTTGATGCAAAAAATTTAGAATCACATGgctattttagtcatttcatataatattttagtcttgtcCATATGTATCTAAACATAATACTGGACATTATATTAGTGTTTTGTACATCGTATTTAAACACAATACAgaaagaataatttttaatatttccGTCCTATTGTCTCTATACACGTTAGTTTAGTGTTCCTTGAGTAACTTACTTTCTTTGACTGTGATTTCTGTTTGTTGTCTCGTTTGCTCTACTTATTGTGTTGAATTCTTcctttaaaaaatacttttattaaaatttgactaGTACTAActagtaaaagaaaaatgaataatcTCAAACTATTAGATGTAATTtcacactattaaaaatattattaatgacTAATTGATAACTACAAATCACAAGATGTATTGACCCTAGCACTCCTCAAAAAGAGAAGCATGTAATTTAGTCTCTAAAAAAAGTTAGCATCTTTaatcatttaaaaatataaatatgaatCAAGTTGGTACTTATTACATTAACATACATAATAAGATGGCACAGGATTCGGTGGTCCAGGAATCTTTGGACCACTTAGTGGTCCAaatagaaaacatgtttttagagtttttttatcAATTGTTACGTAGTCtttgaactaattttaattacaaatcaactccatatattttaattataaaaataattttttattttataaattatctattatatttattaacaatcaaatacaaaataacaatcaattatatcctccattcatcctaataatttcaattgattaaaaaattaactttgatCTCGTTACGTTCGTCCATGGCTTCCAAATCGTGTTTccttgaaattcaatcgattggtttttcaaaacaatcgattgaatgataactcaatcgattggtttacaCTATATCACAAATCAATCGATTGAAAGTTGTAAGGTAGAATGGTAAAAAGCTTATACCAATCGATTGTTTATACTTTCCAATCGAATGAATGcctcaaaacaatcgattgaattcacgaaaacaacatggatttgccaaatacaatcgattgaaaagtgatgacattgaagttttagccaaattcaatcgattcgtaatgtaatccaatcgattggaagGTGATGAAGTTGAATGTTTTGCCAATTTCAATCCATTGGTAATGgtacataaaattaatttatagattgataatttataaaattaatttttccgaTCAATAGTACCTTTTGCTTTTATTCAAGTAAGGCAgagtaaaaaatacaaaaagtaTATGATATTGATAAGGTAGCAGCGTATCAAGTAGTAAGTatgcttaatttatttatttgtattatGCACAAATTTAGTTTCGTTAAAATATTAGTAACCAGTGCTCTAATTTTTGTAAATATGTTTTGGGATAAGTGTTTGCAATTAGTTAAATGTTAGAATATATTTGAGTAAattcttttaatatatttagAGTTAATATAAAACTGAGGGTAAAAAACGTATTTAAGCCAAGGAGAGAAGTTTATTACGCATATAAGCCAAACAAGAATCTGATACAAGAATTCACCAAAGCACACTTTAATGTAATTCGAAACAACTTTATTCGAATTACATTCCttaataattcgaatcaatacaGCTCCAATTATTCCCAATCATTGCATacaagtaattcgaatcaacttagAACGAATTATAAAAGCATAATTCGAGTTGTATCAATTCGAATTAGTAGGAACACGTGAGTAGGAGGAAGTTCGAATCaaattgattcgaattactcacATTTCGAATCAAATGATAATTCGAATTACACATTGTACAATAAGATACTagaaaaaatactatataatataaaaaatatactaaaagaagtataaaacaaaattatagtaaattaattttagtataaaattattaaatataaattaatcttAACTCCTATTAGTacattgaattaaaaataacatataaaaatgtacttgtatttattaaattttaataacatataaaaatttaatgactttttaaatattttttttataataggagtacatttttatatactttaaatactttatataaaaatgtacTTATATTTATCATACAAAAATAAAGTGTTGTGCCAATATAATaacattataatattttaaatcaatttttttctaggattttagaTTAAAAGCAGCACATGAAAAAGCATTATTGGTATTTTAAAgttaacttaattaaaaaagatagaactgtattttttaggattttatgtACATAattaggctaattttttttaatattgatcAAAGATGTGTGTTACACTATGTTATTTGGTTTCAGCTAAGTTTTACtctactataattttttttttttacttttaataagacaaatctaaaaaattttataaattaatttaaaagaaaatatcattgacgttttataaattttatgtaccattaccaatcgattgaaattggcaaaacattcaacttcatcaccttccaatctattggattacattaccaatcgattgaatttggctaaaacttcaatgtcatcactttccaatcgattgtatttggcaaatccatgttgttttcgtgaattcaatcgattgagtaacaacaacaatcgattgttttgaggcattcattcgattggaaagtataaacaatcgattggtataagctttttaccattctaccttacaactttcaatcgattgttttgtgatatagtgtaaaccaatcgattgagttatcattcaatcgattgttttgaaaaaccaatcgattgaatttcaaggaaacacggaagccatgatcaaagttaattttttaatcaattggaattattaggatgaatggaggatataattggttgttatttttgtatttgattgttaataaatataatagataattgataaaataataatttataaaataaaaaactatttttataattaaataaaatatatagagttgatttgtaattaaaattagttcaatAACTACGTagcaattgataaaaaaaactctaaaaacatgttttctactTGGACCATTAAGTGGTCCAAAGATTCCTGGACCACCGAATCCTGTCCCTAATAAGATAGTTTGGAGAGAAACCAAATGAAAAAACGTAGTCTCAAATGATATAGTCTCTCCTCCTTATTTAGAGGTCTCGAGTTTGAATTTCActcctaatttaaaaaaaaaagaaagaagataatTTGGATCTCATTGCTAGTACATAACACTGATCGCATTAGTATGAAGTTAATCAACTTAACTCATATTTAaatgtttcaaaaattaaattaatttattcattattttttaaagattacTAATACATAAATGTCATGTACACATTGTGATCTTTTGTCTCTTTAGTTTCTACCACATTGACAACAAACAAATAGACAACTATTTTATAcaaactaaaaatttattttgatagaAATAAACGATTGATCTTCATTCTGAAACCATCAGCAATTTAATTCCATCAAGTGTAGTAGATAAAGACCATTCTGTATTTCTTGGCTTGCGATAATTATACAGTAATTTAGCTGTCGAacttaaaaattctgaaaataCGTTCCGTGAAACGTGAAGCTGGTGTTTGATGGTTCATATTTCCTGTCACTGCTCCAAAAGTCTTTCACGGTGAATCAAGGAAAGGGAAACCAGTCATGCTCACATGCAAGCGAGATTATTATGGTAGATGGTATGTTTCTGTAACCTGTATATGCCGTGCCTATTCTtgttcaataatatcaatgccaGTTCATTTTCAAAAGGTCTCTATTTCAGTATTTCTCATCGCAACTTCGAAAGAATGTACATGTCATATgtgcaaataaaataaataaataaatagaaaaatagtaAAAGGCTTTCGATATTTTCATTGACGTATTGACCTTCTGCTTATATATGTTGTTCCGGGGTCAAATTATATACGATCAGAtcatttatgattttttttacttaaaaactTAATGACATTTTTAATCTtactatataattttttttaagtgtATCATCATACTTTTTGCCTTTCTTTTATTTCAGGGGAAAAAAACACTCTCAACAAACCTGGAAAACCGTTTGTCAATTTCAGAAAGTAAAAGTTATCTAAACCATGTGCATTTTGGTTATTCTTTCGCTTTGGCTTTCGTACATAAATATTCTCATAAACTACAGTCTGATGTTAGGTAGGGATTATAGATTATTCACATGTTCATGTCTGAAAAAACAATTTATCGCGCTGAGGAGCCAGGACATCAAGATCCAAGTGATAATGTATTATATTAACTCTTAACTGAAATTAACTGTTTAGTAGAGATCTAAAAAGACCAAAAGTTTGGTTTGAAATTTTCACCCATTAAGTTATCATTTAGAGGCAATGTGTTTATCCCAATTATAAATATACCTGCCAAAATTATCCTCTCTgagtaaaaatatattagaaGAATCAAGTAATAATGCAAGTATTCTGACATGGAAGCAAAGTAAAATGGTTCTCAAGTTAACTTTTCCATAGTATAGAATGCAAGGAAGAAATGGATCACCGTTAAGAATTGGATCCATGTTAGTTACAATCATTGTCCTGTATAATGGTGAAACTTTGCTTGTATTGTTATCATTCTCTATCCTTTTTAGTAAATTTCACACTTTTGATTTTCATTGGTTGATAAGATCAGATGGTGAGATTTTCTTGCAATAGTGTGAAGGTGCCGGTTATGTTGCCACCAAGATCAGGGAATGTTTCCCAGCCAGGAAGGGATCCCACATTGCCCTTTGAATCAACATGAACAGGGTACTTCAACAGATGGCTCTTCATTTCGGTTACTTCTTCAGCTGCATAGTGTCTCCAGTTATGCTCACTCAACGACCTTATCCGTCTCACGCATTCGAGGCTCTCCGGATGCTCGAAACATGCTTCCACTCCTCCAATATGCTCCTTCCACAATGACATTCTGTAGCCATGGACCTGGCCTCGGGGTTTAGACCTGTTAGTTGTGCAGGTATGATGAGGCTGATATGCTCCCATTGCTATCTCGGTGTCTCTGGTGCCTTCCATTGATCGCTGGTTTATGTTTGCAGAACCCAGCAGCACATACTCATCATCCACGATCATTCCTTTTGAATGAACATAAATCATAAATCTCCTGTTCTTTTTGGTGAGTGCCTGGATTACACAATAACAATTTTATGCTATGACATTTGATCAACAAGACATGACTAATGAGACAGTTGGAGTAGGGAAAAAGAACTAATTACTAACGTACCTGAGGAGTGTTTTCACCACTAGGATTTCCAATATTTTCATTTTCAGGGATCTCACGATTACCAAGGCAAAAGAAATTCAAATAGTCTTGTGGTTCATACTCATTGTCAAGCTCGGCTTCTTGTAAGGCCTTGTAAATCGTttcatacatcatttgcattgTTTTGAACTGCCAAAAGTCAACGTGTATATGAACAGGAAACTCAATTAGTAGCACTAAGGATATTACCTTAACATATTGCAATTGACACTTTTTTGAAGTCGTGAAGGAAGCTTACCTGCCAAAACAGAATCCTCTGAGTAGTTGTACCTGTGGGTATACCTTCAGGCCACATGGGAATCACAATATACACACAAAATCTCTCATGGTGTTTGATTTTGTTGGCTATTTTTAGTGCAAGTTCCATTGGAATTAAGTTGTTTGCACCTGCAAAGAAATATGGGGagtaatttgtaaaaactaAAAGGACTTTTTTTATATCCCTGCTAATAGTATAATTCTAGGGAACAAATTTATGGTGGGAGATAACTGCTCATTACTCACCAAGGTCTTTGTGAGAATCCCAATTATACGATGATCCAAGAAAATACTGGTTCTCaatatatatgaatttttgGGCAGATCTGATTGCCTTGACATATGCAGAATGTATGCTCATGTCTATCATTACATTCTTTCCACACACCAAGTTCTGTGCAATGaaataataatcataatcagCTCAGGCAGCCTCAAGTCAAAGCTAAATTTTTCAGCATATAAAGAAAGTCACATGCCAAATAATATTACTATTTCTCACCCTTCTTATAGCATCTTTAGGTTCCTTGGGAAATCCTTTCACAGAATTCGAATCAATTGAACGGAAGACCTTAAGTTAGAAGAATGTGGTTACAGTCAGTAGCATGTACACTGATAATGGAAGAATTCTTTTTCGATCAATTATTAATACCTGAACATGCCAAGTCTCACGGTTATCTTCACCATTAAGGCTAGTAACTTGATCAATCCCAACAATGTCTGCGATTCTATCAACTTTCAGTAATGAATCATCATATGAACTTTTCATCTTCTGGAGTTTGCTCATTTTTATTGCCCTTAACCAACGCTCCTCAAAATTGGTCAGGATGTCATATGCTGCTGGACCATCAATTCTCGAGTGCAAATCATGCCATGGTTCTCTTGGACACCCAGTAACAGGCCCCTGCTTAGTATACAGTACACAAATTGAAAGATGGATGATGCTAATGAACATTAAATATCATTAACTGGAATtgaaaaccaataaaaatagaAAGGGATGATATGATATACCTTAAAGTTAGGATTATGAAAGTCATCTTTGTGAGTTGTCTGCAAAGTCCTAAAGAGAGAATGTTCTGGTGTATCATATCTTCCACCACATAAATCAAGTCCTCCCATGAAAGCTACGATCTTTCTTTTGTGATGCCCTGCATCAGCATCCACAATGACAGTCTTTTGGTGATGGGTATAGATAGTACCAGCTTCctaaaaaaatagtaattaaGAATAAGGCAAGCAAAAAGCTACCACTTCTCATAAATGTATTCGTCATATTACTTTGTACACAAGAAGATGTAAAGAAGAAATATAAATCCGGAAGACAAAACTGTAATATTAGTATGTAGTTGGATATATATGAACTGATGAACATATGGCATTTCTGGCTCACCTGTGTTTTGAGCAAACTATGTCCTTTTCCACCAGCTCTTGGGCAGAGAAGCACTCGTACGGAAGAGTGCTTGAAGAAATGGCGAGTGTCCTCATCATGAGTGTCCATTAGTCCAACCTACATATCAGAATAATTTGAAGATAGTGTTAAAGAAACTAGTTACAGTACAAGGTATCATCTGATGGACAAGGTAATCAATTACATTATTCACATCCAAACAtaaactaattttataaatcttacAAAGTTATCAAATATGTTTGCAACTAGTATGGAAGCTCTCAAATCGTGTATTTCAATGTGGGATTGATGTGGCTTATGCTCCTATGATACTATTAATATATTTAGAGTAAATGTTCAAATTGGACTCTGAACATTCTTTTAATCAAATTCATTCGTGAAAGATTTTAAGTTAGTTATGTTAGTCATTCCTCACTAACACTGTTAACGGAAACTGATCTGACCCGTTAAGATCTATGACAGCACAAAACTGCGCTTACGTTGGAGTGAAGTTGCAGTGGTTTAAAGATTAATATTGGAGGTCGCTAGCATGATGGGTGGTGGAAACAGATGTGGTTGTGGTGGAGTGTCTTCTCACTCACTTGGTAGGTATGTGTCTAACTCGTTTATGccaagaaagaggaagaatgaAGACCTAATATATCATTGTGGGCTGAAGACATTGATCAAGAAATCTGAGAGTTTAGAGAATTTTGATAGATTGTTCTATACATGTCCAAGATACCAAGTGAGTTGTTCTTATGAattccttcttcttcaataTTCTTACTAGTGGTAGGAATTTTCAATCATAATAGTTTTTAAAGTTCTGCAAAAAGACTGCCATTGCAACTTTTTAAAGTGGGTTGATGAAGATGAAAATGACAGAGGAAATAGAGATACAGAACCTGATGCACAAATTAAGAGCAATCATGATGAGAGGAAAATAAATATTGCATGGAGAATGAGTAGTCTGGAAGCAAAAGTTAGATTTACAAAAATGCTAATGACTTTTATATTCATGGGTTGATAATTGTAGTTTTAGTTGTAGGATAGTTTGTAAACtttgtatattttgtattttcagATAATAATgctataaaaaatttaactctAATCAGGTATGTAATGTATTATGAACAAGAACGAATTAATATGTCTtattctattcaatttagcaaTGAATTGAGTAACCTATTTTATTAAAAGGTTTATCTATCATGTGCTATAAGGGCATatattaaaattacaaaataaaaatttttttattaaaaatataaaaaatttaaattttcaatacaTTTAAAAacgtttaaaattttttactagtGATAAATTTATCATATGTCTTTAGAGTACATATTAACTAAATcctttattaaatttaattttagtaagATTATCCTTTAAATATTGTAACCTGCTTAATTGAACTTAAAAATAAGTATTAAAATTAATACTATATGAAATCAGTTAACACATCACccaattttaataaattacaCAAGATTATAATGATATATAGATAAATTAGATATtttcattattaaaattgaaacaGCAACATTGTTGATCATAATTGTTTGATCCATATCCAAAAAACTAACCATATTGGTTTATATTACTACCATTATCTTAATCAAAAGGACTAAACTATAAATTGAATAACTGTCAAAAACCAGCTAGGCATGACAAAAAGCTTAATTAAAACAACAGCATAAGCAGCGGCAAACAGAATCACCAATACAAAGCTTAATTGAAGTTTAATTTGTTACCGTTTTCTGACCAAGGAAGCTATTGGAAGTAGGATCATCCCACACAAGGAGCAAAACTCTCACACCTTCCTGTGATTTGGCTTTGAGAAGTTCACCTAAAGTGCAA
The genomic region above belongs to Arachis stenosperma cultivar V10309 chromosome 5, arast.V10309.gnm1.PFL2, whole genome shotgun sequence and contains:
- the LOC130981719 gene encoding phospholipase D gamma 1-like, translating into MAHLVYGETPSFGGSNHGQPHQFLPFPTSSTSLPIFLLHGNLEIWIHEAKNLPNMDTFSNKLGGMLSKLPKNLGGKIEGHVSQNLSTSDPYVTVSVSGAVIARTFVIRNSESPVWMQHFNVPVAHHAAEVHFVVKDSDYVGSQIIGAVGIPVERLIDGTKVEGVFPILNASGKPCKHGAVLNLSIQYTHVDKVALYGNGVGAGPNYEGVPDTYFPLRKGGRVTLYQDAHVHEGFLNNLDANYKHKSCWDDIFDAISEARRLVYIVGWSVYYNVSLIRGTRGDGKDCTLGELLKAKSQEGVRVLLLVWDDPTSNSFLGQKTVGLMDTHDEDTRHFFKHSSVRVLLCPRAGGKGHSLLKTQEAGTIYTHHQKTVIVDADAGHHKRKIVAFMGGLDLCGGRYDTPEHSLFRTLQTTHKDDFHNPNFKGPVTGCPREPWHDLHSRIDGPAAYDILTNFEERWLRAIKMSKLQKMKSSYDDSLLKVDRIADIVGIDQVTSLNGEDNRETWHVQVFRSIDSNSVKGFPKEPKDAIRRNLVCGKNVMIDMSIHSAYVKAIRSAQKFIYIENQYFLGSSYNWDSHKDLGANNLIPMELALKIANKIKHHERFCVYIVIPMWPEGIPTGTTTQRILFWQFKTMQMMYETIYKALQEAELDNEYEPQDYLNFFCLGNREIPENENIGNPSGENTPQALTKKNRRFMIYVHSKGMIVDDEYVLLGSANINQRSMEGTRDTEIAMGAYQPHHTCTTNRSKPRGQVHGYRMSLWKEHIGGVEACFEHPESLECVRRIRSLSEHNWRHYAAEEVTEMKSHLLKYPVHVDSKGNVGSLPGWETFPDLGGNITGTFTLLQENLTI